A region of Diospyros lotus cultivar Yz01 chromosome 3, ASM1463336v1, whole genome shotgun sequence DNA encodes the following proteins:
- the LOC127797520 gene encoding protein DETOXIFICATION 29-like produces MEKSISHEDVCLHMEKSNSHEDEKPRQPQNPPPEADESDEIKPAAIISINDFFREFLGESKKLWRLAAPAIFTCLCQYSLAAATQVFAGHLGAMQLAAVSVGNSVVSGLAFGILMGMGSALETLCGQAFGAGQLPMLGIYMQRSWVILISASILMMFLFIFAGPILSFIGQPADISKATGTFSLWMIPQLFAFAMVFPLSKFLQAQRKMKAMAVISAVALVLHVFFSWLVMVKLGWGLGGAAAVLDSSWWIIVVAEVLYIFSGACGETWSGFSWQAFHGLWGFVKLSLASAVMLCLEFWYFMALILFAGYLKNAKVAVDALSICMNILGWAIMVAFGFNVGISVRVSNELGAGRPRTAKFAVVVAAATSLFVGLFMVLVLLIFRKQYLPMFSDNKEVQQLAYKLTPLLGASIVINNIQPTLSGVAIGAGWQAYVAYVNIGCYYLFGIPLGLVSGYRFHLGVKGIWYGMLCGTGLQTCVLLWMIYHTNWNKEASVAGDRVRRWAWRVDRKKNDERSGRGQLSSECEL; encoded by the exons ATGGAGAAGAGTATCTCTCACGAAGACGTATGTCTTCACATGGAGAAGAGTAACTCTCATGAAGACGAAAAGCCAAGGCAGCCTCAGAACCCTCCACCTGAAGCCGATGAAAGTGATGAAATCAAACCTGCAGCTATTATCAGCATCAATGACTTCTTCAGGGAATTCCTCGGGGAGTCCAAGAAGCTCTGGCGCCTTGCTGCTCCTGCCATCTTCACCTGCCTTTGCCAGTACTCTCTTGCCGCTGCCACTCAGGTCTTCGCCGGCCACCTCGGAGCCATGCAACTCGCCGCCGTCTCTGTCGGGAACTCCGTCGTCTCCGGTTTGGCTTTCGGCATCCTG ATGGGGATGGGGAGCGCCCTGGAGACGCTATGCGGGCAAGCCTTCGGAGCAGGGCAGCTGCCCATGTTAGGGATCTACATGCAGAGGTCATGGGTTATTCTCATATCGGCCTCAATACTGATGAtgtttctcttcatttttgccGGCCCAATTCTGAGCTTCATAGGCCAACCTGCCGATATATCCAAAGCCACAGGAACTTTCTCGCTGTGGATGATTCCTCAGCTTTTCGCTTTCGCAATGGTGTTTCCTCTTTCAAAATTTCTGCAAGCGCAGAGGAAGATGAAGGCAATGGCCGTGATATCGGCCGTTGCGCTTGTTTTGCATGTGTTCTTTAGCTGGCTGGTGATGGTGAAGCTGGGGTGGGGACTGGGCGGCGCCGCCGCGGTGCTGGACTCTTCTTGGTGGATCATAGTGGTGGCGGAGGTCTTGTACATCTTTAGTGGGGCTTGTGGCGAAACTTGGTCAGGGTTTTCATGGCAGGCCTTTCACGGGCTGTGGGGATTCGTCAAGTTATCCCTTGCATCGGCTGTAATGCTGTG CCTtgaattttggtattttatggCATTGATTCTCTTCGCTGGATACTTGAAGAATGCAAAAGTTGCTGTGGATGCCTTGTCCATATG CATGAACATATTGGGCTGGGCAATCATGGTAGCCTTCGGATTCAACGTAGGCATAAG CGTAAGGGTGTCAAATGAACTAGGGGCCGGACGGCCAAGAACAGCAAAATTTGCAGTGGTGGTGGCCGCAGCAACATCGCTCTTCGTTGGGCTATTCATGGTTCTTGTGTTGCTCATCTTCCGGAAGCAGTATTTACCCATGTTCTCCGACAACAAGGAGGTTCAGCAGCTCGCGTACAAGCTCACCCCATTGCTAGGGGCCAGTATTGTCATCAACAACATCCAACCAACCCTTTCCG GTGTGGCCATTGGAGCAGGTTGGCAAGCTTATGTTGCATATGTGAACATAGGGTGCTACTATTTGTTTGGCATTCCATTGGGCCTGGTGTCTGGTTACAGATTTCACTTGGGTGTtaag GGTATTTGGTACGGTATGCTGTGCGGAACAGGTTTACAGACCTGCGTCCTACTCTGGATGATTTATCACACAAACTGGAACAAAGAG GCCTCCGTAGCTGGAGATAGAGTAAGGCGCTGGGCCTGGAGGGTGGATCGCAAGAAGAATGATGAAAGAAGCGGCCGCGGGCAACTAAGTTCAGAATGTGAACTCTGA